One Tachyglossus aculeatus isolate mTacAcu1 unplaced genomic scaffold, mTacAcu1.pri scaffold_168_arrow_ctg1, whole genome shotgun sequence genomic window carries:
- the LOC119923283 gene encoding olfactory receptor 4P4-like: MEKRNSVTEFVLLGLSSEQNLQIFCFGLFLSCYITILLGNFLILIIVRCSSLIKEPMYFFLCHLSLMDLCYTSTVTPKLVRDLLSETKTISFCDCMIQLFTMHLFGGVEIFILVGMAYNRYVAIYKPLHYVVIMNMQRCATVIAVCWGGGFLHSIVQWLLVIFLPFCGPYEIDLYFCDIYPLLELACSDTDVTGFLVLANTGTVVVVTFTVLISSYATILASLRTRSLEGCRKALSTYASHITVVALFFLPSFFIYLRPAQAFPEDKVFALFYTIIAPMFNPLIYTLSNREMKTAMIKRKATQGCRFYWDTPGHSCLPRPFDHLKLSCTLTDFTEHMDKTASLNLFSWDFPQTWRCSHLIDQPMYFFLSLLSAMDLCYTSTVIPQMIGNLLGGSKTIYFSNCRSQLFAVHFFGGDEIFILVGLAYDHYIAICKALCYMTIMKKLTYHL; the protein is encoded by the exons ATGGAAAAGAGGAACAgcgtcacagaatttgttctcttaggactgtccagtgagcaaaatttgcagatattctgctttgggctgttcctctctTGTTATATTACAATCCTTTtagggaatttcctcatcctcatcatcgtcaGATGTAGTTCCCTCATCAAggagcccatgtacttcttcctctgccacttgtctctaatggacctctgctacacttccacggtgactcccaaactggtcagagatttgctgTCTGAGACGAAAACCATTTCCTTCTGTGACTGCATGATTCAGCTCTTTaccatgcacttatttggtggggttgagattttcatccttgtggggatggcctacaatcgctatgttgccatctacAAACCCTTGCACTATGTGGTTATCATGAACATGCAGCGCTGTGCCACAGTGattgcagtgtgctggggaggaggatttctccattccatcgtCCAGTGGCTTCTTGtaatttttttgcccttctgtggcccttaTGAGATCGATCTCTATTTCTGTGAtatttaccctctcctggaactggcttgcTCCGATACTGatgtgactggatttttagtcctcgcCAATACAGGGACAGTTGTGGTGGTTACTTTTACAGTCTTGATCTCTTCTTACgccaccattttagccagtctgaggactCGCTCTTTGGAAGGATgtcgcaaagccctctccacctatgcttcccacatcactgtggtggcattgtttttcttgccttccttcttcatttacctccggccAGCCCAGGccttccccgaggataaggtgtttgctctgttttacaccattattgcccccatgttcaaccccctcatctatactCTGAGTAACAGAGAAATGAAAACGGCCATGATAAAG CGGAAAGCCACTCAAGGCTGCAGATTCTACTGGGATACTCCGGGCCATAGCTGTCTACCTAGGCCATTTG ATCATTTAAAGCTTTCCTGCACCCTCACTGATTTCACTGAACACATGGACAAAACAGCGTCACTGAACTTGTTCTCATGGGATTTTCCCCAAACCTGGAG ATGTAGCCATCTGATCGACCAGCCTATGTATTTCTTTCTCAGTCTGTTGTCTGCCATGGATCTCTGCTATACCTCCACCGTCATTCCCCAAATGATCGGAAACCTACTTGGTGGAAGCAAAACAATTTATTTTTCGAACTGTAGGTCTCAGCTTTTTGCTGTGCATTTCTTTGGCGGGGATGAGATCTTCATTCTAGTGGGACTGGCTTACGACCATTACATTGCGATCTGCAAGGCCCTATGCTACATGACAATCATGAAGAAGCTTACATACCACCTATGA